DNA sequence from the Candidatus Kaistella beijingensis genome:
TCGTGCAGCGAAAGATGTTCAGGATAAAATTGATGAACTCGTTGCAGGCGGAATGAACCATCAACAAGCAGAATTGAAAGGTGTTGAAGAATTTGCAGTAGAATGTTCCATTTTGAAAGTTTTTGTTTCTGATTTAACGCAACACACCGCAGACGAAGGTATCCAAATCTACGGAGGAATGGGCTTCAGCGAAGATGCACCGATGGAAGCGGCTTGGAGAGACAGCAGAATTGCTAGAATTTACGAAGGAACCAACGAAATCAACCGACTTTTGGCTGTTGGAATGTTGATTAAAAAAGCAATGAAAGGTGAACTTGATTTGCTAAAACCGGCAATGGCCATCGGAAAAGAATTGATGGGAATTCCATCATTTGAAGTTCCTGATTATTCGGCTTATATGTCTGAAGAAAAAGCGATTATCCACAATTTGAAGAAAGTTTTCTTGATGGTTTCAGGAGCCGCACTTCAAAAATATATGATGGATATTGAAAAACAACAGCACTTATTGTTGAACGCTTCCGAAATTCTGAACCAAATTTATATGGCAGAATCTGCAGTTTTAAGAGCCGAAAAACATTTCGCTCCTGATTCTGTGGAAGCAGCAATGGCGCAATTAAACCTTTACAAAGCCGTTGAAAAAATCATCGCCGCCGCAAAAGAAGGCATCGTTTCCTTCGCAGAAGGCGACGAACAACGAATGATGCTTTCCGGTTTGAGAAGATTTACAAAATACACCAACACGCCAAATGTGGTTGCACTAACCGAAAAAATTGCAAAACATTTCGTGGACAAAGGCTCTTACTAGAAATAGTTTGATATGTGGTTTGAACGCTCCTTTTTTAAGGGGCGTTCTTTTTTTGGAAATCAGTCAAGAAATCTTTTAAAATTTGAAGCATTTCACTATTTTTACAATAGAAAATCAAACATGACCAAAGAAGAACTTTTAAATAAAGCCATCAAAATCGCAAATCGCGCCCACAAAGGACAAACCGACAAATTCGGAACACCGTACATCGGTCACATTATGCGGGTAATGAATTACGGAAAAACGTATGACGAAAAAATTGTAGGCGTTCTACACGACGTAATTGAAGACTGCCCCGAAATTACCTACGAATACCTTTTACAGGAAGGTTTCAGCAACGAAATTGTTTTCGCGATTGAATGTCTCACCAAAAATCCTGCTGATCAGGATTATACCGAATTTGTGAAACAAACGGAAAGATCACCACTCGCAATTGCAGTAAAGTTGAATGATCTACGTGATAACATGGATTTAACGCGTTTCACAAAACCCTTGACAGAAAGGGATTTCAAGCGGTTAAATAAATATTTGAATGCGTATCTTTACTTGAAAGAGAAATATTAATCCACCGTTTTTTCGGAATCTTCCAAAAGCAAATTAAGTTCTTGCAATTCTTCGGCGGTTAAATCACGCCATTTCCCTAGTGGAATATCTAGTTTGATGTTCATGATTCGGATGCGTTTCAGCTTTTTTACTTCGTAACCGAGGAACTCACACATTCTTCGGATTTGCCTATTTAAACCTTGCGTCAGAACAATTCTAAAAGACAAAGTATCGATTTGTTCGACTTCACATTTTTTGGTGACTGTTCCCAAAATAGGAACGCCGTTTCTCATTTTATCTAAAAATCTCGGCGTAATCGGTTTATCGACTCGTACGATATATTCTTTGCCGTGATTGTTTCGTGACCTAAGAATCTTATTGACGATATCACCGTCAGAAGTTAAAAGGATCAAACCTTCACTTGGCTTATCGAGACGACCAATCGGAAAAATTCTCTTTGGATGATTCACGAAATCGACAATATTATGTTTCTCTCGTTTTGTATCTGTTGTACAAACAATTCCGACAGGTTTATTTAAAGCGATGTAAACGTGCTCTTCTTCGGTTTTTCTAATGGAAATTCCGTCCACAAAAATTTGGTCATCATCGGAAACTTTTGTACCCATTTCAGGAACTGTTCCGTTGACGGTAATTCTTCCCTGCTCAAGTAGTTTGTCGGCTTCTCGGCGTGAACAGAAACCTACTTCGGAAAGGTATTTGTTGATGCGGGTTTTTTCCATGAGTGATGAGTAATGAGCAATGAGTAATATTAAAAATCCGCAGAAAATCCATAATCGTTTTCTAAGTAATTTGACGATGCATTTTCAATAGAATACGCCCCTATTTTTGTTCTTCTTAAATTTGTCAAATACGCACCAACTCCCAATTCCTGACCAATGTCGTGAGCTAAACTTCTAATGTAAGTTCCTTTAGAACAACCAACGGTAAAACGAACAAAAGGTAAATCAATTTCAACATCCTTTAAATAATGAATGGTGGTTTTTCGGGATTTCATTTCTACTTCGTCTCCTTTTCTCGCCAAATCGTAGGCACGTTTCCCAGCAATTTTAATGGCGGAAAAAATGGGTGGTTTCTGTTCGATTTCTCCTACAAATTTTTCTAAAACTTCATGAATAAATTCCGAAGAAATATGTGAAAAATCCTCATGCAGAATTTCGGGTTTTTCGGTGTCGTAAGATTCGGTTTGAACGCCAATTTTTATTTCCGTTAAATATTCTTTCGGTGCGTCCTGGATTTCGGGAATTTTTTTGGTGAACTTTCCTGTGCAGACAATGAGCAAACCTGTTGCGCGCGGATCCAAAGTTCCTGCATGACCGATCTTGAATTTTTTCGGGAGGTTAAACTCTTTTTTGAGTTTGTATTTGAGTTTGTTGACTGCCTGAAAACTCGTCCAATCCAGAGGTTTGTCTAAGAGGATGATTTGTCCATCCAAAAAATCTTTATCGGTTTTCAAAGGTTGTCAATTTTTTGAATCAATTCTGTTTTTAATTGGCAAACTGTGTAAAATAAATCAACAACACAATTCCCACAACAATTCTGTACCAACCCCAAGGTTTGAAACCGTACTTCATCAACACTCCAATAAAAAATTTAATTGCAAGTACTGCAACCACGAATGCGACCACATTTCCAACAAGAAAAAGCATCAGATTATTTCCCTGCAAAATCATTTCATAACCTTTTTGTTCCAAACCGTTGTGATTCCAATCTTTCAAAAAAATTGAATAGACAGAAACCGCCAACATCGTAGGAACCGCCAAGAAAAATGAAAATTCCGCCGCGGCTTTTCTCGTCAATCTTTGCTGCATTCCACCAATGATGGAAGCTGCACTTCTACTCGTTCCGGGCATCATCGCCAAACATTGCCAAAAACCAATGATAATCGCACTTTTATAGGAGATATCCTTTTCGTCATCCACAGTATGAACTTTGAACAATTTATCAATAAAAAGCAATACGATTCCCCCTAAAATTAGTACAATCGCAATGGGAACAGGATCGCCAAGAATTGCTTCAATTTTATCGTCGAACAGTTTTCCCAAAACCAAAGCAGGAACAACTGCAACCGCCAATTTTAAATAAAAATTCAAATTTTTGAAATCGAAAAACTTTTTCCAATACAGAAAAACTACTGCGAGAATGGCTCCGAACTGAATGGAAACCTGAAACATTTTCACAAACTCATCTTCCTGAATTCCGAAAATCGAACTTGTAAAAATCATGTGTGCGGTGGAAGAAACAGGAAGATATTCCGTTAAACCCTCGATGATTGCAATGATGATTGCTTTGATTAAATCCATCTGAAATATGAGTAATTGGTAATGAGTAATAAGTAATGAGAAGGCGTAATTATTTATTGCGCTTCAAGATGGCGTAAACTTCCACGACGAAACCTGCGATAACTAAAAGCGGCGCAATACGGATTCTGCGGATAGAGAAAATTCCCTCGTTCCACAGATTTGGATCGTATTTTCCATCGACGGTATTTGCGTCGGGTCCCATCATCAGAAGAAATCCTACTACGATTAAAACCAAACCAATCAACATCAGTTTATAGTTTTCTTTACCGAAATAGAAATTGTTTTCCTGTGGAATTTCCGCCTCTTTTTTTCCGATATTGTCGGCGGAGAAATTCTTATATTTTTTGCTCATTTTTAAGAATAATATAAATCATCAACATTAGAACTCAAGAATCTCCAAGTTGCAAAAATGGTACTTAAAACCGTGATTAAAACGCCGAGTAAGAAAATTCCAACCACCAAAATAATCAATTGATTGTTGTCTTGCGCGAAAGGAGTTCCAATTTCGGTAATAAAATAATACCAAGCTCCGAAAAGTACGGCTAAACCAAGCAAAGCTCCAATTACTCCTAAAATTACCGCTTCTTTAATAAATGGTTTTAAGATAAATCTTCGTTTGGCTCCAACCAACTGCATTGTTTTGATAATGAATCGTTTAGAGAATATTTTAAGTCGAATGGAGTTATTGATTAAAACCACCGCCAAAATCAAAAACAGAATGGAGAACCCTAAAATCCATTTCAAAATATTGTTGAGGTTATTGTAAACATCGACCATCAAGGTAGAGTTGTTTTTTACGTCCACAATTCCCGGCGTTGCCTTGATTTGTTTGATGGCTTCATCTATTTTTGCAGGATCTACATATTCAGGCTTTAAAGCAACTTCTACTGATGAAGGGAAAATATTTTCTTCGAAAAGCGCACTCGATTCAATTCCCATGCTCTTCTTCGCTTCGGCTGCAGCCATTTCTCTTGTGATGTAGGTTGCGCGTTTTACAGGCGCAAGTTTTTGAATTTTTTGGAAAGTCTCGTTTTCCATCTTCACGATTTTCACCGAATCCTTTGCATCATAATTTTCGTCAAAATAAGCATTCACTACCAATTGTTCCTTAATATAATCGGAATATTTTTGAGCATTAATCAAGATAAGTCCCATTAAGCCAAGTAAAAATAAAACCAAAGCAATACTGACAACTACCGTAATATTGCTCGAGCGAAGTCTCCTTTTGTTAAAATCTTCAACTGTCTTTGCCATTAAATAAAAAATTTCTGCTAAAATAGAAAAAAACTTCCGTAATTTGCCGTGAAATAGAGAATTTCGGTGTTAAAAAAAACTTAAAGCGGGAAGCTGGATGATGGAAGCTGGAAGTTTACAAAAGGTATTAAAACCATTTTTTTTTGCTATAGAAAATCTTGAATTTTGAATCTTGAATCTAGAATTAAATGAGCGTAAAAGCCAAAAAACATCTCGGGCAACATTTCTTGACAGACGAAAATATTGCCAAAAAAATTGTCGATGGATTAAGTTTTGAGAACTATCACAAAGTACTTGAAGTGGGTCCCGGAATGGGCGTTCTCACCAAATATTTGTTGGAAAAAGACGCCGAAATTTTCGTGGCAGAAATCGATGCTGAATCGGTGGATTATCTTAAAAAGAATTACCCAAAACTTCAGGAAAATCATTTTACGGGAGACTTCTTAAAAATTAATATTGAGGATGTTTTTGGTGAACAAGTTGCGGTAATCGGAAATTTTCCCTACAATATTTCGTCGCAGATTTTATTTAAAATCATTGATTATTACAGGCAAATTCCTGAAATGGTGGGAATGTTTCAGAAAGAAGTCGCCGAAAGAACCGCCGCTGTTCCCAGAACGAAAGACTATGGAATTTTGTCGGTTTTGGTTCAGGCTCTTTATGACGTGAAGTATCTTTTCACCGTTCATGAAAATGTTTTCAATCCGCCCCCAAAAGTGAAATCGGGAGTTATAAAACTGACACGAAATCCAAAAGAAGGTTTGCAAGGAAACGAGGTTTTATTCAAACAAATCGTGAAGGCGGGCTTCAATCAAAGGAGAAAAAAATTGTCGAATGCGTTGAAAGTTTTGAATATCCCCGAAAATTTAAAAACACATCCTTTTTTGAACAAACGTGCGGAAGAACTTTCTGTGGAGGATTTTATAGCTTTTACAGTTGAATGGAAAAACGCCTAATAAAGTTGTTTTTTCCGCAGATTTAGCAGATTCCATCAATTTTAAATTATACGAAACTATTCCTCGGTAGATTTTTCCTCTTCATCTTCACCCTCTTTTTTCAATTCCTCGAGTTGATTTTGAAGTTTTGAAATCATTTCCTTTAAAGCTTTAATATCGCTTTTATTCGAGGAAACATGGCTTTTCAGCATCACGTTTTTGGCGCGTTCGTTGTGGTCGTCTTCGTCTTCATCTTCGGCTATATCTTCAATGTCTTCCTGAATTTCATCGATGTCTCCCGAAATTTCGTCAATATCTTCGCTAATTTCTTCGATATCTTCCTGGATATCCTCGATATCTTCTTGAATTTCAGTAACATCCTCCTTCAAATCTTCAATATGTTCGTGACTTCTGTTCACCGACATCTGAATGAAAATCGCCAAGTAAATCGCTTCTAAAGACAGAACTGTAGTTAAAACCAAAAGCATTTTATCAAATTCAACCAACCCGAAAAGTGGTAATAAAAATGCAGTCAAAAATACTAATGAATGTATAATGAGGGAGGGAATAGAACCAATCCACCACATAATTCCATCGGTAACTTTGGTGAGAAACTGAATGTTTTTTTCGCGCTGTTCTTTTCGTCCCATCTTCTGCAAAATTTTTCGCTAATTTACTCAAAAATCCTTGGAAACTCCCAAACCGAACAAGGCAAAATCATATTTTGCGGGGTCTTCGCCATTAAATTTTCGTAATACCGAATCCATTTCTTCCACCGTTTTCCAATCGTTTTGTTTACGTTGAATTAAGTTGAGTCTTCTTGAAATATTTCCCGTGTGTACATCGAGCGGAACGGACAAATATTTTTGGTCAATGTTTTCCCAAATCCCGAAATCGACTCCTTTCTTGTCTTTCCGCACCATCCAACGGAGGAACATCATTAATCTTTTCGCAGAAGAATTTTTGTAGGTCGAACTGATGTGTTTATGACTTCTGTGAATATTTTCTCCTAAGAACTTTTGTCGAAATCTTTCCAAAGAATGATAGAAATTGAATTCATTTTCATTAGTCAAAAACAAAATTTCCAGACTTTCGCTTTCAGAATAAATTCTTTTGAGATTCAAAATAAACTCTCGGAAATCTTCACCACTGAAAGTTCGGTGAATGCTCTTTTGCTCTAAAGTTTTCAATTCTTTTCCTGAAACATTTTGCACAAAATCGAATGGTGAATTTCCCATGAAATTCATCATTTTTGTGGCGTCATTAATAATGGATTTTCTATTTCCCCAAGAGATGGTTGCGGTAAGAAATCCTGCAATCTCAACATCCTGTTTCAAAGAAAATCGGTGCGGAATCTGAATGGGGTCATTCTCAATAAAGTCGGGATTGTTGTAAAAGTCTGCTTTTTCGTCGAGGAAACCTTTGAGGTCCGTTACGAGTTGCGAGATGCGGGTTTCATCATTTATCATTGATCAATCATCATTTATCCTCAAATTCCAATCTTAACTGGTTCCAGTGCTTTTGGTAAAAATGTATTTGGAAAAATCTCTCTGGCTTCATCGGTGAAAACCGTTACATCACCATACCGATTAGAAAAATGACCGAGAATTAGTTTTCCTACATTGGCTTTTCTTGCAATTCTTGCAGCTTCCAAAGCGGTAGTGTGTCCTGTATAATCTGCCATTTCCTTTAAATCGTGTAAAAAAGTAGCTTCGTGATAAAGCACGTCAACGTTTTCAATCACAGCAACAACCTCTTCCCAATATCTGGTATCGCTGCAAAATGCGTAGGAAACTGGTTTTGAAGGCGGAGTTGTAAGCACTTCGTTCTTTAAAATATAGCCATCGCTCAAAACAAAATCTTTCCCGAGTTTTAAATTATGATAATCGCAGGTTTCAATTTCTGGATATTTTGAAATTTCCGCCATGTTGAGATGTCGTTCTTTTGGTTTTTCCCGGAACAAATATCCGTTGCAATAAATCCTGTGATTAAGCGGAATGGTAAAGACTTCTACTCTATGATCCTCGTAAATCTTTTCTGATTTCTTGCTCTCTAATTCATGATAAACCACCTCAAAACCACGATGTGTTTCTGTAATTCTAAAAATGGTTTCAAGCATTTCTTTAATTCCTTTCGGAGCATAAATATGAAGCGGCGTTTCTCTTCCCAAAAGCCGGAAACTCGCAATCAATCCGGGCAAACCGAAACAGTGGTCACCATGAAGGTGCGAAATAAAGATATGGTTGATTTTAGAAAATCTTGCTTTTGCCTTTCTCAACTGAACCTGAGTTCCTTCTCCACAATCGATGAGAAAACACCTTTCTTCCATCTCAAGAAATTGCGCAGTTGGCGAAGAATTCACCGTGGGAATTGCAGAATTGTAGCCGAGAATGGTAAGATAAGTACTCAATATTATTGATGAATGATAATTGATAAATGATTTTGGAAACTACAAATTTACGGAATATTTCGTCATAAAGATTCGTAGAAACCTTTAACTTGTATCTTTTAAAACCTGATAAATCTATTCTGAATTCTTTCTATTGATAAAGAAATAAACAGGAAGTCCCAACAAAATCAAAATAAATCCAGGCCATGTGTATTGGGGTTTGAACCAAATTAAAAGCACGCAAAACGCAATTCCAATCAACAAATACAAAATCGGTGTGACTGGATAAAGCCAAGTTTTGTACGGTCTTTCCAGGTTTGGTTTTTTGATTCTTAAATAGATGACACCGAAAACGGTAATCATGTAAAATAGTACGATGACGAAAGAAATCATGTCCAACAAATCGCCGTATTGACCGGAAAGCGCTAGAACTGAGGACCAAATTCCCTGCATCCAAAGTGATCTTTCAGGAACGTTGTGTTCGTTGTTTTCAATGGCGGATTTAAAAAATAAGCCGTCTTTCGCCATGGATTGATAAACCCTTGCTCCCGCCAAAACCAATCCATTGATACAGCCGAAAGTTGAAATCATCACCAAAACCGCCATAATCATGGTTCCGATGCTTCCAAAAATAACTTCTGAAGCAGCAACTGCAGGTCGATTCTTATCGGCAAATGCAATTCCGTCTCTATCCAACGCATTGAGGTAAACAAAATTGACGAGCAGATAAAGAATCATCACCACTGTTGTTCCCAAAACCATTGATTTCACCACGTTTTTCTTTGGATTTTCAATTTCGCCGGACATGAAAGTTACGTTTTCCCAAGCGACGGAACTGAAAATTGAACCCACCAAAGCAGCGGCAATTCCACCGAGAAGTGTCATTCCGCCAATAGGTTTCCAACCTGTTGGAAGCAGATTATTACCAACTTCCCTACCGAAATCCTGAAAACTATTCCAACCAAAACTCATATTTTCAGCCCATTGCGAATTTTTAACTAAAAGAAATCCGAAAACAATAATTCCTAAAAGCGCCAAAATTTTTGAGGAAGTAAAGATATCCTGCAAAATTTTACCATTTTTAAGTCCTTTCGTATTGATAAAAGTCAGCAACAAGATGATGACAATCGCTAAAATTTGAATCCAAGTTATTTTAAAGGTTCCGCTTTGAAAAATCGGGGCAGAATCATTTAAGGCAGGTATGAGATAAGCCGTAAATTTCCCGAAGGCCATTGCTACAGCGGCAATTGTTCCGGTTTGAATTACCGTAAACAATCCCCATCCGTAAAGAAATCCGCTCATTTTCCCGAAAATTTCGGTGATATAAGTGTATTGTCCACCCGCTTTTGGAAACATCGAGGAAAGTTCGCCATAAGAAATTGCGGCGGCAACCGTCATGATTCCGGTGATAATCCACACCACAATCAGCCAATAACCTGAACCGAGATTCCTCATCATATCGGAGCTCACAATAAAAATTCCGCTACCAATCATCGAGCCCATTACGAGCATCGTGGCGTCCCAAAGTTTGAGTTTTTTCTGCATAAAAGTTTTTGTTTCAAGTTTACTCACGTCTCTTTTTATTTTATATTTAAGTTCGTGAGTGCTTCGCATTACAAGTTTTAGGCTTCAAATTTGAAAGTTGTAAATATATAAATTTTCGGCAATGGTTTTTAAATTCCAATAAAGTCTTTGTTAAAGTTTTTAAAATTGATTGTGTTTTCGGAAATTTAAACTTGAAAATTTTTGCTATTTTTGTAAAAATTAAAAGAAATGAAAAAAATAGCCCTAATTCTTACGATAGCATTTTCAACAGTAGTTTTCGCGCAGGAAACGGCGACAAAAAAAGTTAGTCCGCCCGAGGGAAAAGCGTTGGTTGGTGATTCTTACGGAGCAAAAGTTTCGGCAAATGCAGAGCAAAAAGCAATTTCTCCCAAACAATTGGAAAAGAAATTAAAGAAATCTAAAAAGGTTGAAAACGTTGCCATCAAAGGAAAAGTAACCGATGTTTGCGACAAGAAAGGTTGTTGGTTGACCGTAGAAACCGAAAACAACGAGAAGTTTTTCGTGAAAATGAAAGATTACGCCTTCTTCGTTCCTACCGCTTTGAAAGGTAAAAACGTGATTTTAGAAGGAAACGCTGAAACCAAAGTAATTTCCGTTGACGAACAAAAACATTACGCGGAAGACGCAAAAAAATCTCAAGCAGAAATCGACGCTATTACAAAACCACAGGAAGAAATCAGATTTTTGGCGAGTGGGATTAAGGTGGTGAAATAATCATGAGTAATGAATAATTAGCGATAAGTAATAAAGCGAAATCAATTGATTTCGCTTTTTTTTTATTCTATTATGAAATTAACTTCCGCGTCGAGTTTTGGGAATTTCTTGTCTGAAATGAATCTTTTTCCGGTACAATCGATTTCTTTCCAACCCTTCTTTTTACCGATATCTCCAACTTCCACAACAATTGGAGTGAACGAAATTTCATCATCGCCTTCAAAAATTTCTTCTTTATACTGAACGGCAATATCCAGAACACATTCAAAATCGGTGTTCAATTTAACGTTTCTGTAAATCACGTCGAAATGAGTTTCTTTGTTTTCAGGGATTTGCTGGTAGGTTTCCCAATTTTCTGTGGAACCTTTTAATTCTGAAATGGCTTTCAAGCCTTCATATAAAGCAATCGTATAAAATTTTCGTGTTCCTTTTCTTTTATAATCATTGGGGAAATGTCCACCTTCATATAAAATGGTAGCAATTCCCATTTTCGTAAAATTATCTCCCGTTGAAGTCGGATAAAATTCGTCGTTATATCTTGCTATTTGATTGGGAATTAGTGGATTTATAACTTCATAAATTCGAGAAATCACCGCCATTGCTTTTTTTCGGGTTTCTGTAATTTCTCTCTCGAAATTTTCAGAAGGAGCTAAAAATGAAAGCGTTGCAGGATTCTCGCCATCTGTTGTGAAAATCGTTCTTTGCTCGTGAAGATTTAATGCATAATCGTAGTTCCCGCTTTCTGCCATTTTTTTAAGCAGCGGAAATTCTTTGCTTGATAGTTTTAAATAATCACGGTTCATATCAATGTCTAAAGCATTTCTCCTCGTCCATTTTTCTGAACCATCCGGATTGAGCATGAAGATGAAATCTAAAGTAATTTTAGAATATAAATCTTCTTGCAAGTTGGGTTGATGTTTGAAAACCTCCAATAAATCGAGCATTGCGTGAGTTGCATTCGATTCGTTTCCGTGCATTTGCGACCATGCTAAGACTCTTGTTTCACCATTTCCCAAAGTAATTTTATAAATGGGTTTTCCCAAGTAGGAAGTTCCGACTTGTAAAATTAAATCGCTGTAATTTGTCTGTAGATAAAAAAATAATTTTTCGGGGCAAATATAGCGATTTGGGAAATCAGGATTTTGTAGGTAATTCAAGTTTTCTAGCATCAATCAAAATATTACATTTTTCAAATTTAATTTTTTTAATTAAAATTAAAAATTAACTTTTGTAAAATTGTTAAACAAGTCAAAATGTCAGTTTGTCTGTTGATAATTTTGTGGATTGCATTATTTTAAAAATAATATTGTAACTAATTTAAAATCAATATATTATTTTATTTAATTAAATAATTTTATCAATATTACTTTAAGTGAAAATTACTGTATAAATCTCCATTTGGAAGAAACTTTTCTAAACGAGAAAGAAAAATATCATTCTATCCGTTCCAACAATTTTTACAATTGTAAATTGATTCTAAAATTTAATAATCCTTATCTTTGCGCTTATTTTTTATATATGACAAGCGAGACTTTATTTTTATTAGGATTCTTATTATTCATCTTTTTCATCCTGGCTTTAGACCTTGGACTTTTAAACAAAAAGTCGGACACGGTTTCAATGAAACAGGCGGGTTTGATGAGTTTTTTCGTTGTAGCACTTTCCATGTGCTTTTATTTTGTGTTGATTACTTATGGTCACCTACTCCACGGAATAGACAGTATAGAGAAACTTCAGAGCGTAATTACTCGACATCATCATCCGGTGAAAATCATTCCGGGAGATTTGGATCACAGCATTCAACTCTATAATCAAAATTTAGGTTTAGAATATTTAACAGGTTATGTTGTAGAATATGCATTATCTGTAGATAATATATTTGTTATCGTTCTTATTTTTGGGGCTTTTGGGGTTGCGCAAAAGAATTACCATCGGGTATTATTTTGGGGCATTTTGGG
Encoded proteins:
- a CDS encoding ribonuclease Z, producing MSTYLTILGYNSAIPTVNSSPTAQFLEMEERCFLIDCGEGTQVQLRKAKARFSKINHIFISHLHGDHCFGLPGLIASFRLLGRETPLHIYAPKGIKEMLETIFRITETHRGFEVVYHELESKKSEKIYEDHRVEVFTIPLNHRIYCNGYLFREKPKERHLNMAEISKYPEIETCDYHNLKLGKDFVLSDGYILKNEVLTTPPSKPVSYAFCSDTRYWEEVVAVIENVDVLYHEATFLHDLKEMADYTGHTTALEAARIARKANVGKLILGHFSNRYGDVTVFTDEAREIFPNTFLPKALEPVKIGI
- the truB gene encoding tRNA pseudouridine(55) synthase TruB — encoded protein: MKTDKDFLDGQIILLDKPLDWTSFQAVNKLKYKLKKEFNLPKKFKIGHAGTLDPRATGLLIVCTGKFTKKIPEIQDAPKEYLTEIKIGVQTESYDTEKPEILHEDFSHISSEFIHEVLEKFVGEIEQKPPIFSAIKIAGKRAYDLARKGDEVEMKSRKTTIHYLKDVEIDLPFVRFTVGCSKGTYIRSLAHDIGQELGVGAYLTNLRRTKIGAYSIENASSNYLENDYGFSADF
- a CDS encoding undecaprenyl-diphosphate phosphatase, which codes for MDLIKAIIIAIIEGLTEYLPVSSTAHMIFTSSIFGIQEDEFVKMFQVSIQFGAILAVVFLYWKKFFDFKNLNFYLKLAVAVVPALVLGKLFDDKIEAILGDPVPIAIVLILGGIVLLFIDKLFKVHTVDDEKDISYKSAIIIGFWQCLAMMPGTSRSAASIIGGMQQRLTRKAAAEFSFFLAVPTMLAVSVYSIFLKDWNHNGLEQKGYEMILQGNNLMLFLVGNVVAFVVAVLAIKFFIGVLMKYGFKPWGWYRIVVGIVLLIYFTQFAN
- the rsmA gene encoding 16S rRNA (adenine(1518)-N(6)/adenine(1519)-N(6))-dimethyltransferase RsmA — translated: MSVKAKKHLGQHFLTDENIAKKIVDGLSFENYHKVLEVGPGMGVLTKYLLEKDAEIFVAEIDAESVDYLKKNYPKLQENHFTGDFLKINIEDVFGEQVAVIGNFPYNISSQILFKIIDYYRQIPEMVGMFQKEVAERTAAVPRTKDYGILSVLVQALYDVKYLFTVHENVFNPPPKVKSGVIKLTRNPKEGLQGNEVLFKQIVKAGFNQRRKKLSNALKVLNIPENLKTHPFLNKRAEELSVEDFIAFTVEWKNA
- a CDS encoding phosphohydrolase; its protein translation is MTKEELLNKAIKIANRAHKGQTDKFGTPYIGHIMRVMNYGKTYDEKIVGVLHDVIEDCPEITYEYLLQEGFSNEIVFAIECLTKNPADQDYTEFVKQTERSPLAIAVKLNDLRDNMDLTRFTKPLTERDFKRLNKYLNAYLYLKEKY
- a CDS encoding DUF3098 domain-containing protein, producing MSKKYKNFSADNIGKKEAEIPQENNFYFGKENYKLMLIGLVLIVVGFLLMMGPDANTVDGKYDPNLWNEGIFSIRRIRIAPLLVIAGFVVEVYAILKRNK
- a CDS encoding DUF1003 domain-containing protein produces the protein MGRKEQREKNIQFLTKVTDGIMWWIGSIPSLIIHSLVFLTAFLLPLFGLVEFDKMLLVLTTVLSLEAIYLAIFIQMSVNRSHEHIEDLKEDVTEIQEDIEDIQEDIEEISEDIDEISGDIDEIQEDIEDIAEDEDEDDHNERAKNVMLKSHVSSNKSDIKALKEMISKLQNQLEELKKEGEDEEEKSTEE
- a CDS encoding APC family permease — protein: MQKKLKLWDATMLVMGSMIGSGIFIVSSDMMRNLGSGYWLIVVWIITGIMTVAAAISYGELSSMFPKAGGQYTYITEIFGKMSGFLYGWGLFTVIQTGTIAAVAMAFGKFTAYLIPALNDSAPIFQSGTFKITWIQILAIVIILLLTFINTKGLKNGKILQDIFTSSKILALLGIIVFGFLLVKNSQWAENMSFGWNSFQDFGREVGNNLLPTGWKPIGGMTLLGGIAAALVGSIFSSVAWENVTFMSGEIENPKKNVVKSMVLGTTVVMILYLLVNFVYLNALDRDGIAFADKNRPAVAASEVIFGSIGTMIMAVLVMISTFGCINGLVLAGARVYQSMAKDGLFFKSAIENNEHNVPERSLWMQGIWSSVLALSGQYGDLLDMISFVIVLFYMITVFGVIYLRIKKPNLERPYKTWLYPVTPILYLLIGIAFCVLLIWFKPQYTWPGFILILLGLPVYFFINRKNSE
- a CDS encoding TIGR02757 family protein, with the protein product MINDETRISQLVTDLKGFLDEKADFYNNPDFIENDPIQIPHRFSLKQDVEIAGFLTATISWGNRKSIINDATKMMNFMGNSPFDFVQNVSGKELKTLEQKSIHRTFSGEDFREFILNLKRIYSESESLEILFLTNENEFNFYHSLERFRQKFLGENIHRSHKHISSTYKNSSAKRLMMFLRWMVRKDKKGVDFGIWENIDQKYLSVPLDVHTGNISRRLNLIQRKQNDWKTVEEMDSVLRKFNGEDPAKYDFALFGLGVSKDF
- the rluF gene encoding 23S rRNA pseudouridine(2604) synthase RluF, yielding MEKTRINKYLSEVGFCSRREADKLLEQGRITVNGTVPEMGTKVSDDDQIFVDGISIRKTEEEHVYIALNKPVGIVCTTDTKREKHNIVDFVNHPKRIFPIGRLDKPSEGLILLTSDGDIVNKILRSRNNHGKEYIVRVDKPITPRFLDKMRNGVPILGTVTKKCEVEQIDTLSFRIVLTQGLNRQIRRMCEFLGYEVKKLKRIRIMNIKLDIPLGKWRDLTAEELQELNLLLEDSEKTVD
- a CDS encoding cell division protein FtsX; translation: MAKTVEDFNKRRLRSSNITVVVSIALVLFLLGLMGLILINAQKYSDYIKEQLVVNAYFDENYDAKDSVKIVKMENETFQKIQKLAPVKRATYITREMAAAEAKKSMGIESSALFEENIFPSSVEVALKPEYVDPAKIDEAIKQIKATPGIVDVKNNSTLMVDVYNNLNNILKWILGFSILFLILAVVLINNSIRLKIFSKRFIIKTMQLVGAKRRFILKPFIKEAVILGVIGALLGLAVLFGAWYYFITEIGTPFAQDNNQLIILVVGIFLLGVLITVLSTIFATWRFLSSNVDDLYYS